A part of Streptomyces sp. NBC_01451 genomic DNA contains:
- a CDS encoding zf-HC2 domain-containing protein, whose protein sequence is MRSLERHRDVGAYALGVLDEADAFRFEDHLMECPECAVHVTEFGPATRQLLLYRRATPRSVHPMAQPGPRLLDRLLGEVANRQRADRRRWLYAVAASVVFAVAGPGIAIMASGDTDRTQQVTATDERSGVWAQVTSENTVWGSQIELKVKDGAGPRACHLVAVADDGTEETLTNWNVPEHDARESTMMGASTFHPDQIDKYELRTTDGLHLVTLDAP, encoded by the coding sequence ATGAGGTCCCTGGAACGGCATCGCGACGTCGGCGCATACGCGCTCGGCGTGCTCGACGAGGCGGACGCTTTCCGCTTCGAGGACCACCTCATGGAGTGCCCCGAGTGCGCGGTCCATGTGACCGAATTCGGTCCCGCCACACGGCAGTTGCTGCTGTACCGGCGAGCCACGCCGCGCTCCGTGCACCCCATGGCCCAACCCGGCCCCCGGCTTCTGGACCGGCTGCTCGGCGAAGTCGCGAACCGGCAGCGGGCCGACCGTCGGCGCTGGCTGTACGCCGTGGCCGCCTCGGTGGTCTTCGCCGTGGCCGGGCCCGGCATCGCCATCATGGCGAGCGGCGACACGGACCGGACGCAGCAGGTCACCGCGACCGACGAGCGGTCGGGCGTCTGGGCACAGGTCACCAGTGAGAACACGGTCTGGGGCAGCCAGATCGAACTGAAGGTCAAGGACGGCGCCGGCCCCCGCGCGTGCCATCTCGTCGCCGTCGCGGACGACGGCACGGAGGAGACGCTGACCAACTGGAACGTGCCCGAGCACGACGCCCGCGAGAGCACGATGATGGGCGCCTCGACCTTCCACCCGGACCAGATCGACAAGTACGAACTGCGCACCACCGACGGCCTGCACCTGGTCACGCTGGACGCCCCCTGA
- a CDS encoding Fpg/Nei family DNA glycosylase, with protein sequence MPELPEVEALRDFLTDRLVGHEMVRVLPVAISVLKTYDPPVTALEGREVTAVHRHGKFLDLAADGGLHFVTHLARAGWLHWRDRLPDGPPRPGKSPLALRVALETGEGFDLTEAGTQKRLAVYVVHDPQEVPGVARLGPDPLADDFDEARLAGLLAGERRQLKGALRDQSLIAGVGNAYSDEILHAARMSPFKLAASLTPEENRRLYEALRATLTEAVERSRGLAAGRLKAEKKSGLRVHGRTGEPCPVCGDTVREVSFSDSSLQYCPTCQTGGRPLADRRMSRLLK encoded by the coding sequence ATGCCGGAACTTCCCGAGGTCGAAGCGCTCAGGGACTTCCTGACCGACCGGCTCGTGGGCCACGAGATGGTCCGCGTGCTGCCCGTCGCGATCAGCGTCCTGAAGACGTACGACCCACCCGTCACCGCTCTTGAGGGCCGCGAGGTCACCGCCGTGCACCGGCACGGCAAGTTCCTCGACCTTGCGGCGGACGGCGGCCTGCACTTCGTGACCCACCTGGCCCGCGCGGGCTGGCTGCACTGGCGCGACCGCCTCCCCGACGGTCCGCCGAGACCCGGGAAGAGCCCGCTCGCGCTGCGTGTCGCCCTGGAGACGGGCGAGGGTTTCGACCTCACCGAGGCCGGCACCCAGAAGCGGCTCGCGGTGTACGTCGTACACGATCCGCAGGAGGTGCCCGGCGTGGCCCGCCTCGGTCCGGACCCGCTCGCCGACGACTTCGACGAGGCGCGCCTCGCCGGTCTGCTGGCGGGGGAGCGGCGACAGCTGAAGGGGGCGCTGCGTGACCAGAGCCTGATCGCGGGAGTGGGCAACGCCTACAGCGACGAGATCCTGCACGCCGCGCGGATGTCCCCGTTCAAGCTCGCCGCCTCGCTCACGCCGGAGGAGAACCGGCGGCTGTACGAGGCACTGCGCGCGACGCTCACCGAGGCGGTCGAGCGCTCCCGGGGCCTCGCGGCCGGACGCCTGAAGGCGGAGAAGAAGAGCGGCCTGAGGGTGCACGGCCGGACCGGCGAACCCTGCCCGGTCTGCGGCGACACTGTCCGCGAGGTCTCCTTCAGCGACTCCTCGCTCCAGTACTGCCCCACCTGCCAGACGGGCGGCAGACCGCTCGCCGACCGCCGTATGTCACGCCTGCTGAAGTAG
- a CDS encoding SpoIIE family protein phosphatase, with protein sequence MADRAASALSLPNEWPAHPDPVLALNRMGTFDWDLDAGLFHMDALAHEIFDLRPDEYDGHPESLGVRVPRMEGLRLDSVVAEAMKDGSENYGAYFRLRRRDGVLQWTHTQGYIRRDGTGRPRRVIGIVRDATQELRDSQARTEQAAQDEVRRRQTNVVQVITAALAHARTVEDVIDVLTESHGVPHLGAASLVMGLVEAGRIRLVAEGPAGASVPGTRITRIDEPYPMGDVVRTLSPRFIESPEEFADGYPILWPHLTDLKITSAAYLPLIAQARPIGAMGLLYNDRYGFSAEDRAVLVALGTSIAQSLQRAMLYEQEKDLAQSLQQAMLPRSIPSVPGADIAVRYRAASSGGQLGRDIGGDWYDVIPLPGGRVGAVIGDVQGHDTHAAAVMGQLRIVLKAYAAEGHPPATVMARASVFLHELDTDRFATCLYAEADLSTGVVQVVRAGHLDPLVRRADGTCRRVPADGGLPLGLSAEFGRLTYPVATLELDPGETLVLCTDGLIEQPGADLDDGLRTLRALITAGPESVWELADCLIEVADERSGDDDVALLLLRRRGLAAVRSGGRLQQHVAQADPDALSEARHMIGAAVRAWGAHERADEVELVADELITNALMHTEGAAVVTLRVLSGAERRLRVEVEDSSSALPRRREAGESGVSGRGLLLVDLLTDDWGVEARGGGKAVWCEFVVPPTS encoded by the coding sequence ATGGCTGATCGGGCAGCGAGCGCCCTGTCACTTCCGAACGAATGGCCCGCCCACCCGGACCCGGTTCTGGCGCTCAACCGCATGGGGACGTTCGACTGGGATCTGGACGCAGGTCTGTTCCACATGGACGCCCTGGCACACGAGATCTTCGATCTGCGCCCCGACGAGTACGACGGCCACCCCGAGAGCCTGGGCGTGCGGGTGCCCCGGATGGAAGGGCTGAGGCTCGACTCCGTCGTCGCCGAGGCCATGAAGGACGGCAGCGAGAACTACGGCGCCTACTTCCGCCTCCGCCGCCGCGACGGCGTCCTGCAATGGACCCATACGCAGGGCTACATCCGCCGCGACGGGACGGGCCGCCCGCGCCGGGTCATCGGCATCGTCCGCGACGCCACGCAGGAGCTGCGGGACAGCCAGGCCCGTACCGAACAGGCCGCCCAGGACGAGGTCCGGCGCCGGCAGACCAACGTCGTACAGGTCATCACGGCGGCCCTCGCACACGCCCGCACCGTGGAGGACGTCATCGACGTCCTCACCGAATCCCACGGCGTCCCCCACCTCGGGGCGGCCAGCCTGGTCATGGGCCTGGTGGAGGCCGGCCGCATCCGGCTGGTCGCCGAGGGCCCGGCGGGCGCCTCCGTGCCCGGCACCCGCATCACCCGTATCGACGAGCCCTACCCGATGGGCGACGTCGTACGGACCCTCAGCCCGCGTTTCATCGAGTCGCCCGAGGAGTTCGCGGACGGGTACCCGATCCTGTGGCCGCACCTCACCGACCTGAAGATCACCTCGGCCGCCTATCTGCCGCTCATCGCGCAGGCCCGGCCGATCGGCGCGATGGGCCTGCTCTACAACGACCGGTACGGCTTCTCGGCGGAGGACCGGGCCGTGCTCGTCGCGCTCGGCACCAGCATCGCGCAGAGCCTCCAGCGGGCCATGCTCTACGAGCAGGAGAAGGACCTCGCCCAGAGCCTCCAGCAGGCCATGCTGCCCCGCAGCATTCCCTCCGTGCCCGGCGCCGACATCGCCGTCCGCTACCGCGCCGCCTCCTCCGGCGGCCAGCTCGGCCGGGACATCGGCGGCGACTGGTACGACGTGATCCCGCTGCCGGGCGGCCGGGTCGGCGCGGTCATCGGGGACGTACAGGGCCACGACACGCACGCGGCGGCCGTCATGGGCCAGCTGCGGATCGTCCTGAAGGCCTACGCGGCCGAGGGACACCCGCCCGCCACGGTGATGGCCCGCGCCTCCGTCTTCCTGCACGAACTCGACACCGACCGCTTCGCGACCTGTCTGTACGCGGAGGCCGACCTGTCCACCGGGGTGGTCCAGGTGGTCCGCGCCGGCCACCTCGACCCACTGGTACGGCGCGCCGACGGCACCTGCCGCCGCGTCCCCGCCGACGGCGGCCTGCCGCTCGGCCTCTCCGCCGAGTTCGGGCGCCTCACCTACCCGGTGGCCACCCTCGAACTCGACCCCGGCGAGACCCTGGTGCTGTGCACCGACGGGCTCATCGAGCAGCCCGGTGCCGACCTCGACGACGGGCTGCGGACCCTGCGGGCGCTCATCACCGCCGGCCCGGAGAGCGTCTGGGAACTCGCCGACTGCCTCATCGAGGTGGCCGACGAGCGAAGCGGGGACGACGACGTGGCCCTTCTGCTCCTGCGCCGCCGGGGCCTGGCCGCCGTACGGTCCGGCGGCCGGCTCCAGCAGCATGTCGCGCAGGCCGACCCCGACGCGCTGAGCGAGGCCCGGCACATGATCGGCGCGGCGGTCCGGGCCTGGGGCGCCCACGAGCGCGCCGACGAGGTCGAACTGGTGGCCGACGAGCTGATCACCAACGCGCTGATGCACACCGAGGGAGCGGCGGTCGTCACCCTGCGGGTGCTGAGCGGCGCCGAACGCCGGCTGCGTGTCGAGGTCGAGGACTCCTCCAGCGCGCTGCCGCGCCGCCGGGAGGCGGGGGAGTCCGGGGTCTCCGGGCGCGGCCTGCTCCTGGTCGACCTCCTCACGGACGACTGGGGCGTCGAGGCGCGCGGCGGCGGCAAGGCCGTGTGGTGCGAGTTCGTGGTGCCGCCCACGAGCTGA
- a CDS encoding lipase maturation factor family protein, translated as MAWFTAPEYWLSRLLLQRGLACVYLVAFLGAALQFRALIGERGMLPVPRLVARVSFGQAPSVFQLHYSDRFFAVWSWSGCAVSAALLAGLDSRLPLWVGMLVWLLPWAMYLSIVNVGQTWYGFGWESLLLEVGFLAVFLGNDEVAPPVLVLFLLRWTLFRVEFGAGLIKMRGDACWRKLTCLDFHHETQPMPGPLSRYFHHLPKPVHRIETAANHLTQLAVPVLLFTPQPVATAAASLMIVTQLWLVLSGNFAWLNWLTIVLALSAVRLPDTAPTPAPAAPLWYEIVVLAVATALVALSRRPVHNLLSRRQVMNRSYDPLHLVNSYGAFGGVSRVRYEVIVEGTADDVPREGSDWREYDFKGKPGDPRRRPRQFAPYHLRLDWMMWFAALSPAYAGSWFGALVERLLENDRDTLRLLRHSPFPPDTPPRHVRARLFRYRCTTRRELRATGAYWERVYVREFMPPTRLAGPGQRP; from the coding sequence GTGGCGTGGTTCACCGCACCCGAGTACTGGCTGAGCCGTCTGCTCCTCCAGCGGGGTCTGGCCTGCGTCTACCTCGTCGCGTTTCTGGGCGCGGCCCTCCAGTTCCGGGCGCTCATCGGCGAGCGGGGCATGCTTCCGGTACCCCGTCTGGTCGCCCGTGTGTCTTTCGGACAGGCACCGAGCGTGTTCCAACTCCACTACTCCGACCGCTTCTTCGCCGTCTGGTCCTGGTCCGGCTGCGCGGTGTCGGCGGCTCTGCTGGCGGGCCTGGACTCGCGACTCCCCCTCTGGGTCGGGATGCTGGTGTGGCTGCTGCCGTGGGCGATGTACCTGTCGATCGTCAACGTCGGGCAGACCTGGTACGGCTTCGGCTGGGAGTCGCTGCTCCTGGAGGTCGGCTTCCTCGCCGTGTTCCTGGGCAACGACGAGGTCGCACCGCCGGTCCTGGTGCTGTTCCTGCTGCGCTGGACCCTGTTCCGTGTCGAGTTCGGCGCCGGCCTGATCAAGATGCGCGGTGACGCGTGCTGGCGGAAGCTGACCTGCCTCGACTTCCACCACGAGACCCAGCCGATGCCGGGCCCGCTGAGCCGGTACTTCCACCATCTCCCGAAGCCGGTGCACCGGATCGAGACGGCCGCCAACCACCTCACCCAACTCGCCGTCCCCGTACTGCTGTTCACCCCCCAGCCGGTGGCGACGGCCGCCGCGTCCCTGATGATCGTCACCCAGCTGTGGCTGGTCCTGTCCGGCAACTTCGCCTGGCTGAACTGGCTCACGATCGTGCTGGCACTGTCGGCGGTCCGCCTCCCGGACACGGCTCCGACGCCCGCCCCGGCCGCCCCTCTCTGGTACGAGATCGTGGTCCTTGCCGTCGCCACGGCACTGGTCGCCCTCAGCCGTCGCCCCGTCCACAACCTGCTCTCGCGCCGCCAGGTCATGAACCGCTCCTACGACCCGCTCCATCTGGTCAACAGCTACGGCGCGTTCGGCGGCGTCAGCCGCGTCCGGTACGAGGTGATCGTCGAGGGCACCGCCGACGACGTGCCCCGCGAGGGGTCCGACTGGCGGGAGTACGACTTCAAGGGCAAGCCGGGTGATCCCCGGCGCCGGCCACGCCAGTTCGCGCCCTACCATCTGCGGCTCGACTGGATGATGTGGTTCGCCGCGCTGTCGCCCGCGTACGCCGGATCGTGGTTCGGCGCGCTGGTCGAACGGCTCCTGGAGAACGACCGCGACACACTCCGGCTGCTGCGCCACTCCCCCTTCCCGCCGGACACACCCCCACGCCATGTCCGCGCCCGCCTCTTCCGCTACCGCTGCACGACCCGGCGGGAGCTGCGGGCGACGGGTGCGTACTGGGAGCGGGTGTACGTACGGGAGTTCATGCCGCCGACCCGGCTCGCCGGGCCGGGTCAGAGGCCGTAG
- a CDS encoding amidohydrolase family protein, with amino-acid sequence MTIVDAHHHVWDLSVRDQDWIAEDSPLRRDFTLEDLRPEARAAGVDRTILVQTITVPEETPEFLALAAEQELIAGVVGWTDLTRTDIADELAGLRELPGGQYLKGIRHQVQGEPDPEWLLRPDVRRGLAAVAEADLVYDLVVLPHQLPACVRAAEALPHLTFALDHLGKPPVAGARLEPWATAVRTLAAFPNTVCKLSGLVTEADPASWTLDDLRPYADTVLDAFGPGRLMFGSDWPVCTLAASYGQVVSLAEELTASLDKSEREQVFTGTATRVYGL; translated from the coding sequence GTGACGATCGTGGACGCCCACCACCACGTGTGGGACCTGTCGGTCCGGGACCAGGACTGGATCGCCGAGGACAGTCCACTGCGCCGGGACTTCACCTTGGAGGACCTCCGGCCCGAGGCCCGCGCGGCGGGAGTCGACCGCACGATCCTCGTCCAGACGATCACCGTGCCGGAGGAGACCCCGGAGTTCCTGGCGCTCGCGGCGGAGCAGGAACTGATCGCGGGCGTCGTCGGCTGGACCGACCTGACCCGCACCGACATCGCCGACGAGCTCGCCGGACTGCGTGAGCTCCCCGGCGGGCAGTACCTGAAGGGCATCCGCCACCAGGTCCAGGGCGAGCCGGACCCCGAGTGGCTGCTGCGCCCCGACGTACGCCGTGGCCTTGCCGCCGTGGCCGAAGCGGACCTGGTGTACGACCTGGTCGTCCTCCCGCACCAACTGCCCGCGTGCGTCAGGGCGGCCGAGGCGCTGCCGCACCTCACCTTCGCCCTGGACCACCTGGGCAAGCCGCCGGTCGCCGGCGCCCGCCTCGAACCCTGGGCGACCGCCGTGCGTACGCTCGCCGCGTTCCCCAACACGGTCTGCAAGCTCTCCGGCCTGGTCACCGAGGCCGACCCCGCGAGCTGGACCCTGGATGACCTGCGCCCGTACGCCGACACGGTCCTGGACGCCTTCGGCCCCGGCCGCCTGATGTTCGGCTCGGACTGGCCGGTGTGCACGCTCGCCGCGTCCTACGGCCAAGTGGTGTCTCTGGCCGAGGAGTTGACCGCCTCCCTGGACAAGAGCGAACGCGAACAGGTCTTCACGGGCACCGCGACCCGCGTCTACGGCCTCTGA
- a CDS encoding L-rhamnose mutarotase — MRVALHTKVRADRVAEYDAAHREVPVELTDAIRAAGATSWTIWRSGTDLFHVLECEDYARLLAELEKLPVNVAWQARMAELLDVVHDYSDEGADAGLPVVWELP, encoded by the coding sequence ATGAGAGTGGCCCTGCACACCAAGGTCCGCGCCGACCGCGTCGCCGAGTACGACGCGGCCCACCGGGAGGTTCCCGTCGAGCTGACCGACGCGATCCGCGCCGCCGGAGCCACCTCCTGGACGATCTGGCGCAGCGGCACCGACCTCTTCCACGTCCTGGAGTGCGAGGACTATGCCCGTCTCCTCGCCGAACTGGAGAAACTGCCGGTCAACGTGGCCTGGCAGGCCCGGATGGCCGAACTCCTCGACGTGGTGCACGACTACTCCGACGAAGGCGCGGACGCGGGCCTGCCGGTCGTCTGGGAGCTGCCGTGA
- a CDS encoding aldo/keto reductase produces the protein MHALGRSGVEITGLGFGAAAIGNLFTEVTEEQAHEAVSAAWDAGIRYFDTAPHYGIGLSERRLGAALREHPRSAYTISTKVGRRLEPSEVPDGDDLADGFAVPATHHRVWDFSADGVRRTLEASLERLGVDHVDVVYLHDPDDHAEAAFREAYPALEKLRSEGVVRAIGAGMNQAEMLTRFVRDTDVDVVLCAGRYTLLDQSALTGLLPAAVERGTSVVIGGAFNSGLLADPRPGATYDYATASGELLDRALRMKAVADRHGITLRAAALAFCAAHPAVAGVLVGTRSPAEVRDCAEQFATPVPEALWQELRDTGLLSPQRPAEEPS, from the coding sequence GTGCACGCGCTCGGCCGCAGCGGAGTCGAGATCACCGGCCTGGGCTTCGGCGCCGCCGCCATCGGCAACCTCTTCACCGAGGTCACCGAGGAGCAGGCGCACGAAGCCGTGTCCGCCGCCTGGGACGCGGGCATCCGGTACTTCGACACCGCGCCGCACTACGGCATCGGCCTCTCCGAACGCCGCCTCGGCGCGGCCCTGCGCGAGCACCCGCGCTCGGCGTACACGATCTCCACGAAGGTCGGCCGCCGCCTGGAACCGTCCGAGGTCCCGGACGGCGACGACCTCGCCGACGGCTTCGCGGTCCCCGCCACCCACCACCGTGTCTGGGACTTCAGCGCGGACGGCGTACGCCGCACCCTGGAGGCGAGCCTGGAGCGGCTCGGCGTCGACCACGTCGACGTCGTCTACCTCCACGACCCCGACGACCACGCCGAGGCGGCCTTCCGCGAGGCCTACCCGGCGCTGGAGAAGCTCCGTTCGGAAGGAGTCGTGCGGGCGATCGGCGCGGGCATGAACCAGGCGGAGATGCTGACCCGCTTCGTCCGGGACACGGACGTCGACGTGGTCCTGTGCGCAGGCCGCTACACACTCCTCGACCAGAGCGCGCTCACCGGTCTCCTGCCCGCCGCCGTCGAACGCGGTACGTCCGTCGTGATCGGCGGCGCCTTCAACTCCGGTCTGCTGGCGGACCCGAGGCCCGGGGCGACGTACGACTACGCCACTGCATCGGGCGAGTTGCTGGACCGCGCCCTGCGCATGAAGGCTGTCGCCGACCGACACGGCATCACCCTGCGGGCCGCCGCGCTCGCCTTCTGCGCGGCCCACCCGGCTGTCGCGGGAGTCCTCGTCGGCACCCGTTCGCCCGCCGAAGTCCGTGACTGCGCCGAGCAGTTCGCCACCCCCGTGCCCGAGGCCCTCTGGCAGGAGCTGAGGGACACCGGTCTGCTGTCCCCCCAGAGGCCGGCGGAGGAGCCGTCATGA
- a CDS encoding SDR family NAD(P)-dependent oxidoreductase, whose amino-acid sequence MTDFEGLKALVTGGASGIGRATAELLAARGAQVAVLDLDPSSVEKPLRGYRADVTDDASVREAVAAAVADLGGLDIVVNNAGIGAQGSVEDNDDDEWRRVFDVNVLGMVRTARAALPHLRNSEHAAIVNTCSIAATAGLPQRALYSATKGAVYSLTLAMAADHIREGVRVNCVNPGTADTPWVGRLLDSAADPAAERAALEARQPTGRLVSAAEVAGAIAYLASPLSGATTGTSLAVDGGMQGLRLRPAAR is encoded by the coding sequence ATGACCGACTTCGAGGGTCTCAAGGCGCTGGTCACGGGCGGCGCTTCCGGCATCGGCCGGGCCACCGCGGAACTGCTGGCGGCGCGCGGCGCCCAGGTCGCCGTCCTCGACCTGGACCCGTCGTCGGTCGAGAAACCGCTGCGCGGCTACCGGGCCGACGTCACCGACGACGCGTCCGTACGGGAGGCGGTGGCCGCGGCCGTCGCCGACCTCGGCGGACTCGACATCGTCGTCAACAACGCCGGGATCGGCGCCCAGGGCAGCGTCGAGGACAACGACGACGACGAATGGCGCCGCGTGTTCGACGTCAACGTGCTCGGCATGGTCCGTACGGCCCGCGCCGCCCTGCCGCACCTGCGGAACTCCGAGCACGCCGCGATCGTGAACACCTGCTCGATCGCGGCCACGGCGGGTCTGCCGCAACGCGCCCTGTACAGCGCCACCAAGGGCGCCGTGTACTCGCTGACCCTGGCGATGGCCGCCGACCACATCCGGGAGGGCGTCCGCGTGAACTGCGTCAACCCGGGCACGGCCGACACCCCGTGGGTCGGCCGCCTCCTCGACTCGGCCGCCGACCCGGCCGCAGAACGCGCCGCGCTGGAGGCCCGCCAGCCCACCGGCCGCCTGGTCTCGGCAGCCGAGGTCGCGGGCGCCATCGCCTACTTGGCGAGCCCCCTGTCCGGCGCCACCACCGGCACCTCACTCGCCGTCGACGGCGGAATGCAGGGCCTGCGACTGCGCCCGGCGGCCCGGTGA
- a CDS encoding L-fuconate dehydratase, translated as MSPTSGAHLRVIALDTYDIRFPTSRELDGSDAMNPDPDYSAAYVVLRTDAADGHEGHGFTFTIGRGNEVQVAAIDALRGHVVGRSVDELCADPGTLNRDLIGDSQLRWLGPEKGVMHMAIGAVVNAVWDLAAKRAGQPLWRLLSEAEPEWLVRQIDFRYISDALTPEEALDLLRRGREGAADRTAGLLANGFPAYTTSAGWLGYDDEKLARLAAEAVADGFTQIKLKVGADLEDDIRRCRVARGVVGPDIRMAIDANQRWDVDEAIRWTKALAEFDPYWIEEPTSPDDILGHAAIRRAVAPVKVATGEHVQNRVVFKQLLQADAIDIVQIDAARVGGVNENLAILLLAAKFGVPVCPHAGGVGLCELVQHLSMFDYVALAGTTENRVIEYVDHLHGHFLDPVVIRQGHYLAPTAPGFSATMRPESIAEFTFPGGSFWAADLAQEKGQAA; from the coding sequence GTGTCACCGACCTCCGGCGCCCACCTTCGGGTAATCGCGCTCGACACCTACGACATCCGGTTTCCCACCTCGCGTGAGCTCGACGGCTCCGACGCGATGAATCCCGACCCCGACTACTCGGCGGCCTACGTCGTGCTGCGCACCGACGCGGCCGACGGGCACGAGGGGCACGGATTCACCTTCACCATCGGGCGGGGAAACGAGGTCCAGGTCGCCGCGATCGACGCGCTGCGCGGGCATGTGGTCGGCCGGTCCGTCGACGAGCTGTGCGCGGACCCGGGCACCCTGAACCGCGACCTGATCGGCGACAGCCAGCTGCGCTGGCTCGGACCCGAGAAGGGCGTGATGCACATGGCGATCGGCGCGGTCGTCAACGCCGTATGGGATCTCGCCGCGAAACGAGCCGGTCAGCCCCTGTGGCGGCTGCTCTCGGAAGCCGAGCCCGAGTGGCTCGTCCGGCAGATCGACTTCCGCTACATCAGCGACGCGCTCACCCCCGAGGAGGCCCTCGACCTGCTGCGCCGGGGCCGCGAGGGCGCCGCCGACCGCACGGCCGGCCTGCTCGCGAACGGCTTCCCCGCCTACACCACCTCCGCCGGCTGGCTCGGCTACGACGACGAGAAGCTCGCCCGGCTCGCCGCCGAGGCCGTCGCCGACGGCTTCACGCAGATCAAGCTCAAGGTCGGAGCGGACCTGGAGGACGACATCCGCCGCTGCCGGGTCGCCCGCGGCGTCGTCGGCCCCGACATCCGTATGGCCATCGACGCCAACCAGCGCTGGGACGTCGACGAGGCGATCCGCTGGACCAAGGCGCTCGCCGAGTTCGACCCCTACTGGATCGAGGAGCCCACCAGCCCCGACGACATCCTCGGCCACGCGGCGATCCGCCGTGCCGTGGCCCCCGTCAAGGTCGCCACCGGCGAGCACGTCCAGAACCGTGTCGTCTTCAAGCAGCTCCTGCAGGCCGACGCCATCGACATCGTGCAGATCGACGCGGCCCGTGTCGGCGGCGTCAACGAGAACCTCGCCATCCTGCTGCTCGCGGCCAAGTTCGGCGTCCCCGTCTGCCCGCACGCGGGCGGCGTCGGCCTGTGCGAACTCGTCCAGCACCTGTCGATGTTCGACTACGTCGCCCTGGCCGGCACGACCGAGAACCGGGTCATCGAGTACGTCGATCATCTGCACGGCCACTTCCTCGACCCCGTGGTGATCAGGCAAGGTCATTACCTGGCACCGACCGCGCCGGGCTTCTCCGCGACCATGCGGCCGGAGTCCATCGCGGAGTTCACGTTCCCCGGCGGCAGCTTCTGGGCCGCCGACCTGGCGCAGGAGAAGGGGCAGGCCGCATGA
- a CDS encoding ABC transporter permease: MADTKAPPVRPASVPSTRSAKTVLLRRARELALVPALLVVVVIGAFVNDSFLTENNIISILGSSAALAMVVLAEALVLITGKFDLSLESVVGIAPAIGALLVLPAAKAGFGTELPTGLAMVAILLVGAAVGLFNGLLVVKLKLNAFIVTLAMLIILRGVLVGATKGKTLFDMPDAFFSMATTTFLGIPVSAWVAGLSFAVVGGFLRYHHLGRALYAIGGNADAARAAGIRVERVMLGVFVTAGLLAAVGGIMKTGYVGAINANQGQNMIFTVFAAAVIGGISLDGGKGTMFGALTGVLLLGTVDNMLTLAQVEPYWIQAIYGGIILFALMIARLTTGRAQD; encoded by the coding sequence ATGGCTGATACGAAGGCTCCGCCGGTGCGGCCGGCGAGCGTGCCCAGCACCCGGTCGGCGAAGACCGTGCTGTTGCGCCGGGCCCGCGAACTCGCCCTCGTGCCCGCCCTGTTGGTGGTCGTGGTGATCGGCGCGTTCGTCAACGACTCGTTCCTCACCGAGAACAACATCATCTCGATCCTCGGGTCGTCGGCCGCGCTGGCCATGGTGGTGCTCGCCGAGGCGCTCGTACTGATCACGGGCAAGTTCGACCTGTCCCTGGAGTCGGTGGTCGGCATCGCACCCGCGATCGGCGCGCTGCTCGTTCTCCCGGCGGCGAAGGCGGGCTTCGGAACCGAACTGCCCACGGGCCTGGCCATGGTGGCCATCCTGCTGGTCGGCGCCGCGGTCGGCCTGTTCAACGGGCTGCTCGTGGTGAAGCTGAAGCTCAACGCCTTCATCGTCACGCTCGCGATGCTGATCATTCTGCGCGGTGTCCTGGTCGGCGCGACGAAGGGCAAGACGCTCTTCGACATGCCGGACGCGTTCTTCTCCATGGCCACCACCACCTTCCTGGGCATCCCGGTCTCGGCGTGGGTGGCCGGCCTCTCCTTCGCCGTCGTGGGCGGGTTCCTCCGCTACCACCACCTGGGACGCGCGCTCTACGCGATCGGCGGCAACGCCGACGCGGCGCGCGCGGCCGGCATCCGCGTGGAGCGCGTGATGCTCGGTGTGTTCGTCACCGCGGGTCTGCTCGCGGCGGTCGGCGGCATCATGAAGACCGGCTACGTCGGGGCCATCAACGCCAACCAGGGCCAGAACATGATCTTCACCGTGTTCGCCGCCGCGGTGATCGGCGGCATCAGCCTCGACGGCGGCAAGGGCACCATGTTCGGCGCCCTGACCGGCGTACTGCTGCTCGGCACCGTCGACAACATGCTCACCCTCGCGCAGGTGGAGCCGTACTGGATTCAGGCCATCTATGGCGGAATCATCCTGTTCGCCCTCATGATCGCCCGTCTGACCACGGGCCGCGCCCAGGACTGA